One part of the Phoenix dactylifera cultivar Barhee BC4 chromosome 4, palm_55x_up_171113_PBpolish2nd_filt_p, whole genome shotgun sequence genome encodes these proteins:
- the LOC103705673 gene encoding palmitoyl-acyl carrier protein thioesterase, chloroplastic-like translates to MNSRFLLRKKHSLFPLPSSQYLHATTATILNTMASQSYAFFHPPKCSAAREDGPRNNNPNKGSSIKINGTSAAIAANIACPAFPSPASVTKSIPIKENRQNIPTEKQTVDAFRQGLIIEGGVRYRQTLVIRSYEVGPDKTATLEAILNLLQETALNHVWMSGLLGDGFGATHGMIRNNLIWVVTRMHVQVDEYPIWGEVVEIDTWVGRSGKNGMRRDWLIQNRLTGQTFARATSTWVMMNQQTRRLSKMPEEVRDEISPWFIERCAIKEEVPEKIIKLDDSAKYVDSNLKPKRSDLDMNHHVNNVKYVRWMLETIPDIFLENHELSSIILEYRRECGSSDVVQSVCEPDEDSIPRDDNINILTGYSLASEILDDCGLAGTFDKWPTRYTHLLQIEGKQRNEEIVRGRTTWRKKLSNTLT, encoded by the exons ATGAATTCTCGTTTCCTTCTTAGAAAAAAGCACTCTTTGTTTCCACTTCCCTCCTCTCAATACCTTCATGCAACGACAGCAACAATCCTAAACACCATGGCGTCCCAGTCCTATGCCTTCTTCCACCCACCCAAGTGTTCCGCCGCAAGAGAGGATGGCCCTAGAAACAATAATCCAAACAAAGGCAGCTCCATCAAAATAAATGGCACGTCCGCTGCCATTGCAGCCAATATCGCCTGCCCAGCCTTCCCCTCTCCTGCCTCTGTGACCAAGAGCATCCCTATAAAAGAGAATCGGCAGAATATACCGACGGAGAAGCAGACAGTGGATGCTTTTAGACAGGGCCTCATCATCGAAGGCGGCGTCAGGTACAGGCAGACCCTAGTCATCCGATCGTATGAGGTTGGCCCTGATAAGACGGCCACGTTGGAGGCCATACTCAATCTTCTTCAG GAAACTGCTCTGAATCATGTCTGGATGTCGGGTCTACTTGGTGATGGATTTGGAGCCACCCATGGTATGATTAGAAACAATCTCATATGGGTTGTCACCAGGATGCATGTCCAAGTCGATGAGTATCCCATCTG GGGGGAGGTGGTGGAGATTGACACATGGGTCGGGCGATCAGGAAAAAATGGAATGCGAAGAGACTGGCTAATTCAGAACCGCCTAACGGGACAAACATTTGCTCGAGCAACAAG CACTTGGGTCATGATGAACCAACAGACAAGGCGCCTCTCTAAGATGCCAGAAGAGGTGAGAGATGAGATCTCACCATGGTTTATTGAAAGGTGTGCCATTAAAGAGGAAGTTCCTGAAAAGATCATCAAGCTAGATGATAGTGCAAAGTATGTGGACTCCAACTTGAAG CCGAAGCGGAGTGATTTGGACATGAACCACCATGTGAATAATGTTAAGTATGTAAGATGGATGCTTGAG ACTATTCCTGACATATTCTTGGAGAATCACGAATTGTCGAGTATCATACTAGAATATAGAAGGGAATGTGGTAGTTCTGACGTGGTGCAGTCGGTTTGCGAACCTGATGAAGATTCAATTCCAAGGGATGATAATATCAACATATTGACGGGATATTCATTGGCATCTGAGATTCTTGATGATTGCGGATTAGCTGGCACCTTCGACAAATGGCCAACAAGATATACCCATCTCCTCCAAATCGAAGGGAAGCAGAGAAATGAAGAGATTGTCAGGGGCAGGACTACATGGAGGAAAAAGCTATCAAATACTTTAACTTAG